The Methanothrix soehngenii GP6 genome has a window encoding:
- the fae gene encoding formaldehyde-activating enzyme, which translates to MSQSFQRVLVGEALVGEGPEVAHIDLVMGPRDSPVEKAFVRALASPSRGHTPLLAVLAPNLPVKPSTLMVNKVTIKNAQQAIMVFGPVQAAVARAVMDCVESGVLPEELADDLFIIVSVFVEWDAKDKDKVYEYNYQATKIAIERAANREPKPGDILAAKSTAKHPFA; encoded by the coding sequence ATGTCGCAATCTTTTCAGAGGGTACTTGTTGGTGAAGCACTGGTCGGAGAGGGGCCCGAGGTAGCGCATATAGATCTGGTTATGGGACCAAGGGATAGCCCGGTGGAAAAGGCATTTGTGAGGGCACTTGCATCGCCATCCCGGGGCCATACGCCATTGTTGGCCGTCCTTGCCCCCAATCTGCCGGTTAAGCCCTCGACCCTGATGGTCAACAAGGTCACCATAAAGAATGCCCAGCAGGCAATAATGGTCTTTGGCCCTGTGCAGGCAGCAGTGGCACGAGCTGTGATGGATTGCGTCGAGTCGGGAGTACTGCCCGAGGAGTTGGCGGACGATCTTTTTATAATAGTGTCTGTATTTGTGGAGTGGGATGCAAAAGATAAAGATAAGGTTTATGAATATAATTATCAGGCCACGAAGATTGCCATAGAACGCGCAGCGAATAGAGAGCCAAAGCCAGGGGATATTCTGGCCGCGAAGAGCACTGCGAAGCACCCCTTTGCTTGA
- a CDS encoding GMP synthase subunit A, translating into MRVIVINNYGQFNHLIRRSIRDKVDCDLASNQTPPEDIDADGLILGGGPSLDRVGNCRDYLLKLDIPILGICLGMQIMGTTFGGQVTAGSIGGYAQVDVELIDEDDILKGFPAKFKTWASHADQVSLLPSQFQRLATSRICDIEAMKHRNRPLYGVQWHPEVVHTEHGEELLDNFINICKK; encoded by the coding sequence ATGCGAGTGATCGTAATCAACAACTATGGACAGTTCAATCACCTCATCAGGCGCAGCATACGGGATAAGGTGGACTGTGACCTCGCCTCCAACCAGACGCCACCAGAAGATATCGATGCCGACGGCTTGATACTTGGAGGAGGACCATCCTTGGATCGCGTCGGAAACTGTCGCGATTATCTTTTGAAGCTTGACATTCCCATCCTGGGGATATGCCTGGGCATGCAGATCATGGGCACCACCTTTGGTGGTCAGGTTACGGCAGGAAGCATTGGAGGCTATGCCCAGGTGGATGTGGAGCTGATCGATGAAGACGACATCCTGAAAGGCTTTCCGGCAAAGTTCAAAACCTGGGCATCTCATGCCGACCAGGTGTCACTGCTTCCTTCTCAGTTCCAGAGGCTCGCCACCTCCAGGATCTGTGATATCGAGGCCATGAAGCATCGCAATAGGCCTCTGTATGGAGTGCAGTGGCATCCAGAGGTGGTGCACACTGAGCATGGTGAAGAGCTTCTGGATAATTTTATAAACATATGCAAAAAATGA
- a CDS encoding YkgJ family cysteine cluster protein — translation MPDKNLLLADLEQSYAAARRLSARSLAGQIERIGFQCLGCGQCCRGDDNSVVVFPFEVRRIMAKRELDWLEVAQPPEEGEWDNNGNFHTLEWRLKKEGLRCRFYDEGQCTIYGQRPLLCRTYPFYLVEGELRCSECPGLGMRINEDAAQEIAGQLILRHITEIVEAIALTKKYQDFQRGGYKEGNCCIIHDSEGEHKIPLFTAPRS, via the coding sequence ATGCCCGATAAGAATCTTTTGTTAGCAGATCTTGAGCAATCATACGCAGCAGCTAGGCGCCTCTCGGCCCGGTCCCTGGCCGGCCAGATCGAGAGGATCGGATTTCAGTGCCTGGGCTGCGGCCAATGCTGCCGGGGCGATGATAACAGCGTGGTTGTCTTTCCCTTTGAGGTAAGGCGAATCATGGCGAAGAGGGAGCTGGATTGGCTGGAGGTAGCCCAGCCGCCGGAAGAGGGTGAATGGGACAACAACGGCAACTTCCATACCCTGGAGTGGAGGCTCAAAAAAGAGGGATTGCGCTGCCGGTTTTATGATGAGGGGCAATGCACTATCTATGGCCAGCGCCCCCTTCTCTGCCGCACCTATCCATTCTACCTGGTGGAGGGCGAGCTACGCTGCTCGGAATGCCCCGGCCTGGGGATGAGAATAAATGAGGATGCTGCCCAAGAGATCGCCGGGCAGCTCATCTTGCGCCATATCACTGAGATTGTGGAGGCAATAGCGCTCACCAAAAAATACCAGGACTTCCAGCGGGGCGGGTACAAAGAGGGCAACTGCTGCATCATACATGATAGCGAGGGAGAGCACAAAATCCCCCTTTTCACTGCACCGCGCTCTTAA